In Triticum urartu cultivar G1812 unplaced genomic scaffold, Tu2.1 TuUngrouped_contig_6019, whole genome shotgun sequence, one genomic interval encodes:
- the LOC125530034 gene encoding phytosulfokines 2-like, producing the protein MTRRCSPPLAALVLLLLLCFSYGVAAARPLPANTAPHQGIGVVRVKAEDAAATDGLVVLKEEGGKAGNGGEAVSPSEATVDDATAEEEACEEGKEGEECMQRRLLHDAHLDYIYTQHKGRP; encoded by the exons ATGACGAGACGCTgctcgccgccgctcgctgctcttgtcctgcttctcctcctctgcttctcctACGGCGTGGCGGCCGCTCGGCCCCTCCCCGCCAACACTGCTCCTCACCAAG GCATCGGCGTGGTGAGAGTCAAGGCGGAAGATGCTGCAGCAACGGACGGCCTAGTGGTGCTCAAGGAGGAAGGTGGCAAGGCCGGTAATGGCGGCGAGGCGGTGTCACCGTCTGAGGCGACGGTGGACGATGCGACGGCAGAGGAGGAGGCGTGCGAGGAGGGGAAGGAGGGGGAGGAGTGCATGCAGAGGAGGCTGCTCCACGACGCGCACCTGGACTACATCTACACGCAGCACAAGGGCAGGCCATGA